GCAGGCTGGTTATGCTGTAGCCATTCCTATGGCACGTGCCTTGGGGATCTCTTCTCCGGTGTTGTTAGGCTTGATATTGCTTTTAGGAGGTATGGTCGCTTTCTTTGTCTTCTCAGTAATGGATAAGAAGTTGGATAAACAGATGGAAGCTGCTGCTATAGCAGCAGGTACAGAAAACGAAGAAGAAAAATTCTCATTTAAGGATGTGAGGAATATTCTTGGTAATCCGGGATTTTGGCTGATAGCTTTGCTGTGTGTCTTGTTTTATTCATGTGTATTCCCTTTCCAAAAATTTGCTTCTGAATTGATGATTCTAAAATATGGTATTGGTGAAAATGTAGCAGGTGCTTTTGCCGGATTGCCGGCTTTGGGGGCACTGATTTTGACTCCTGTTTTTGGTGGCTTTATTGATAAACGTGGAAAATCAGCTTCTATTATGCTGTTGGGATCAGCTATGTTGATTTGTGTACACTTTATATACGCAATTCCGTTTATTCAATTCTGGTTGGTAGCTATTGTACTGATGATTGTTCTGGGTATTGCTTTCTCATTGGTTCCGTCAGCAATGTGGCCTGCAGTAGCTAAGATATTTCCGGTTAGCCAGTTAGGTACAGCTTATGCTTTGATTTTCTTTATTCAAAATATTGGTCTATGGGGTATTCCTACGTTAATTGGTAAGGTTCTTGATGTATATTGTATAACAGGTAAGAATCCTGACGGAACGAGTATCTATGATTATACAATACCGATGTGTATCTTTACAGGAATAGCTTGTTTATCTCTTATTATTGCTCTGTTATTGAAAAAGGCAGATAAAAAATACGGTTATAAGCTGGAAGAACCGAATATCAAAGAGTGAATCTGCGAACGGACGTATATAATATGGAAACACTCGAAGGAAAAGTCAGCTTGTTGGATGCTGTTCCGGTTCGTTGCGGACATATTGGGACTGAATGGGAAGGCGAATGCGTCGTGTTGTCCTATCCTCGTTTCAAGTACGAATGGATGCGCCGTTTCCTGTTGCCTAAAGGGATGTCGCCTGATATTTATGTGAAATTGGAAGAACATGGCACTGCCGTATGGAATCTGATTGACGGGCATCGTACGGTTAGGCAGATAATTTCGTTGCTTGCAGGGCATTTTGAAGGTGAAGACAATTATGAGTCACGTGTTACCACTTATGTGATGCAATTAAGGAGAGACGGATTTATCCGGCTGACAGTAAGGAAAGGCTGAAAAGGAGTTGTATTTAAATAATAAAGGCTGCGCAATGTCATGATGAGCCATTTCTCTGATTGCGCAGCCTTTTTATTATGATTCTTGTCTATTCCCTATCTACTTTTATTAATCCTCCTGTTGCCGTGTCGAACAAAACTTTGATCGTGGAGTTCTTGTTGAATAAGACCGGGGCAAGATATTCTATGATGCCGAATTGGGTGATAGGGAATTCCTCCTCAAACAGTTTCTTGTTTTTCTGT
Above is a window of Bacteroides helcogenes P 36-108 DNA encoding:
- a CDS encoding MFS transporter, whose translation is MTEQLKLKLNDSKATRWGALVIVAFTMMAAYYVNDVVAPLKTMLETDLAWTSTDFGFFTGGYSFLNVFFLMLIWGGLILDRFGIRFTGKLATILMVGGTALEYYAMTALADADATIFGIKEILGYKTGVFIAFAGYSIFGVGAEVAGITVSKIIAKWFKGKELATAMGVQVALARIGSQAGYAVAIPMARALGISSPVLLGLILLLGGMVAFFVFSVMDKKLDKQMEAAAIAAGTENEEEKFSFKDVRNILGNPGFWLIALLCVLFYSCVFPFQKFASELMILKYGIGENVAGAFAGLPALGALILTPVFGGFIDKRGKSASIMLLGSAMLICVHFIYAIPFIQFWLVAIVLMIVLGIAFSLVPSAMWPAVAKIFPVSQLGTAYALIFFIQNIGLWGIPTLIGKVLDVYCITGKNPDGTSIYDYTIPMCIFTGIACLSLIIALLLKKADKKYGYKLEEPNIKE
- a CDS encoding PqqD family protein; the encoded protein is METLEGKVSLLDAVPVRCGHIGTEWEGECVVLSYPRFKYEWMRRFLLPKGMSPDIYVKLEEHGTAVWNLIDGHRTVRQIISLLAGHFEGEDNYESRVTTYVMQLRRDGFIRLTVRKG